One window from the genome of Methylomarinovum caldicuralii encodes:
- a CDS encoding CsiV family protein, translated as MGRIFLTGRLLAGLLLLVGLTAAAAPNHYQVAVVVFSQPIDTDEDLSDQPPIPWPSDLCEPNPLPPGQSELRSAYDRLRRSARYTPLLHLAWRQPAWPNRINAPYHVTNGANVNGVVRLQRGEYLHVIVDMEYRAPDGTVHTLREKRRVKFNETHYLDHPAFGVLVRVSP; from the coding sequence ATGGGCCGAATCTTCCTTACGGGCCGGCTCCTCGCCGGCCTTCTCCTGCTTGTGGGCCTCACCGCCGCCGCCGCGCCCAATCACTATCAGGTGGCGGTGGTAGTGTTCTCCCAGCCCATCGACACCGACGAAGACCTCAGCGACCAGCCACCCATCCCCTGGCCCAGCGACCTGTGCGAGCCCAACCCGCTCCCGCCTGGCCAATCGGAGCTGCGCTCGGCCTACGACCGCCTGCGGCGCTCCGCCCGCTACACCCCGCTGCTGCATCTGGCCTGGCGCCAACCGGCCTGGCCCAACCGCATCAACGCCCCCTATCACGTCACCAACGGCGCCAACGTCAACGGCGTGGTGCGGCTGCAACGGGGTGAGTACCTGCACGTGATCGTGGACATGGAATACCGGGCGCCGGACGGCACCGTGCATACGTTACGGGAGAAACGGCGGGTCAAGTTCAACGAAACCCACTATCTGGACCACCCGGCTTTCGGAGTGCTGGTCCGGGTGTCGCCCTGA
- the mfd gene encoding transcription-repair coupling factor, producing the protein MTAETRNLHSWQHPPLPTAPGRALHWRGLHDAAPALALARAIAAHPSLFLVVTPDSHSAQRLEQELAFFLGKRAPVLHFPDWETLPYDVFSPLPEIVSERLRTLVRLPGTRHGVLVTPIATLMQRLAPQRHILGRGLSLETGDRLDLAALRERLEQAGYQCIPQVQQHGEFAVRGAILDLFPMGSDRPLRIELFDDEIESIRTFDPETQRTIARTERFELFPAREFPTDSEAVKRFRRAFRNAFPDLPAGNPLYQDVSSGFFPAGIEAYLPLFLETTATLFDYLPEDTTLVLATSPAKAANFFTEVEQRYQLRRGDLDRPPLPPETLYLPPEDLWRRFQAYPRIDLFPESEAADKVDFATAPLPDVALEPQKKEPAARLQAFLAEHGGPVLFTAESPGRREALLDTLGRSGLRPESVEDWANFLARTPPLALTLAPLERGLWSEDPVLAVIPEARLYGERARQRRRDTARDIENLIADLSELTVGAPVVHRDHGVGRYLGLQRLEAGGVETEFLTLEYAGGDKLYVPVANLHLISRYSGADVENAPLHKLGGEQWKKARKKAQARVRDVAAELLEIHARRAARQGFAHQLDEAGYRAFAAAFPFEETPDQSAAIEAVLADLRSPQPMDRVVCGDVGFGKTEVAMRAAFVAVQNGKQVAVLVPTTLLAQQHYQNFRDRFADWPVRVEALSRFVTPTQQKQILRDVTDGKVDILIGTHKLLQKSVKYKNLGLVIIDEEQRFGVRQKEHFKKLRSEVDLLTLTATPIPRTLNMSLSGLRDISIIASPPEGRHPIQTFVSEWVDGLVQEAILREIRRGGQVYFVHNKIESMARIAEEIGRLVPEARIRIAHGQMPERELERIMLDFYHQRFNVLLCTTIIESGIDVPSANTIIIHRADLFGLAQLHQLRGRVGRSHHRAYAYLLVPPKKLMTKDAVKRLEAIQASGELGAGFLISSHDLEIRGAGELLGDEQSGQIQEIGFNLYTEMLEKAVKALREGRELSFEEEADSVEVDLKLPALIPDDYVPDVHTRLVLYKRIANAETREALEALQVEMIDRFGLLPQAAKNLFAVAELKQQADRLGITKIDANAKGGRLQFTTEPSIDVEALLGLVQSRPQTYRLDGPQTLRFEENLEEPARRLAFVAELLAGLAPKSA; encoded by the coding sequence ATGACGGCAGAAACCCGCAACCTCCATTCCTGGCAACATCCACCCCTGCCCACCGCGCCCGGACGCGCGCTCCACTGGCGCGGGCTTCACGACGCCGCCCCGGCGCTGGCGCTGGCCCGGGCGATCGCCGCCCATCCGTCCCTGTTCCTGGTGGTCACCCCGGACAGCCACAGCGCCCAGCGCCTGGAACAGGAGCTGGCCTTCTTCCTCGGCAAGCGGGCGCCGGTGCTGCATTTCCCGGACTGGGAAACCCTGCCCTACGACGTCTTCTCCCCGCTGCCGGAGATCGTCTCCGAACGCCTGCGCACCCTGGTGCGGCTGCCCGGAACCCGGCACGGGGTGCTCGTCACCCCCATCGCCACCCTGATGCAGCGCCTCGCCCCCCAACGCCACATCCTCGGCCGCGGCCTCTCCCTCGAAACCGGCGACCGTCTCGATCTGGCCGCCCTGCGGGAACGGCTGGAGCAGGCCGGCTACCAGTGCATCCCCCAGGTACAGCAGCACGGGGAATTCGCCGTCCGCGGCGCCATCCTCGACCTGTTCCCCATGGGCAGCGACAGGCCGCTGCGGATCGAACTGTTCGATGACGAAATCGAGTCCATCCGCACCTTCGACCCGGAAACCCAGCGCACCATCGCCAGAACCGAGCGCTTCGAACTGTTCCCGGCGCGGGAATTTCCCACCGACAGCGAGGCGGTCAAGCGCTTCCGCCGTGCCTTCCGCAACGCCTTTCCGGACCTGCCCGCCGGCAATCCGCTATACCAGGACGTCAGCAGCGGTTTCTTCCCCGCCGGCATCGAGGCCTATCTGCCCCTGTTTCTGGAAACCACGGCGACCCTGTTCGACTATCTGCCGGAGGACACCACCCTGGTGCTGGCCACTTCGCCGGCCAAGGCGGCTAACTTCTTCACCGAGGTGGAGCAGCGCTATCAGCTGCGCCGCGGCGACCTCGACCGCCCGCCCCTGCCCCCGGAGACCCTCTACCTGCCGCCGGAGGACCTGTGGCGCCGCTTCCAGGCCTATCCCCGCATCGACCTGTTCCCCGAATCCGAGGCCGCGGACAAGGTGGATTTCGCCACCGCCCCGCTGCCGGACGTGGCCCTGGAGCCGCAGAAGAAGGAACCGGCCGCCCGCCTCCAGGCATTCCTGGCCGAACACGGCGGTCCGGTGCTGTTCACCGCCGAAAGCCCCGGCCGCCGCGAGGCCCTGCTCGACACCCTGGGACGATCCGGCCTGCGCCCGGAAAGCGTGGAGGACTGGGCCAACTTCCTGGCCCGCACCCCGCCCCTGGCCCTGACCCTCGCCCCCCTGGAACGCGGGTTGTGGAGCGAGGACCCGGTGCTGGCGGTCATTCCCGAAGCCAGGCTCTACGGAGAGCGCGCCCGCCAGCGGCGGCGGGATACGGCCCGCGACATCGAGAACCTGATCGCCGATCTGAGCGAGCTGACCGTCGGCGCGCCGGTGGTCCACCGCGACCACGGCGTCGGCCGCTACCTGGGACTGCAGCGGCTGGAGGCAGGCGGGGTGGAAACCGAATTTTTGACCCTGGAATACGCCGGCGGCGACAAGCTCTACGTGCCGGTGGCCAACCTCCACCTCATCAGCCGATACAGCGGCGCCGACGTGGAAAACGCCCCCCTGCACAAGCTGGGCGGCGAACAATGGAAAAAGGCCCGCAAAAAGGCCCAGGCGCGGGTCCGCGACGTGGCCGCCGAACTGCTGGAGATCCACGCCCGGCGGGCCGCCCGCCAGGGGTTCGCCCATCAGCTGGACGAGGCCGGTTACCGCGCCTTCGCCGCCGCCTTCCCCTTCGAGGAAACCCCGGACCAGAGCGCCGCCATCGAGGCGGTGCTCGCCGACCTTAGATCCCCCCAGCCCATGGACCGGGTGGTGTGCGGCGACGTCGGCTTCGGCAAGACTGAGGTGGCCATGCGCGCCGCCTTCGTCGCAGTCCAGAACGGCAAACAGGTGGCGGTGCTGGTGCCCACCACCCTGCTGGCCCAGCAGCACTATCAGAACTTCCGCGACCGCTTCGCCGACTGGCCGGTGCGGGTGGAGGCGCTGTCGCGCTTCGTCACCCCCACGCAGCAGAAGCAGATCCTTCGTGACGTGACCGACGGCAAGGTGGACATCCTCATCGGCACCCACAAGCTGCTGCAGAAAAGCGTCAAATACAAAAACCTGGGGCTGGTCATCATTGACGAGGAGCAGCGCTTCGGGGTGCGCCAGAAGGAGCACTTCAAAAAGCTGCGCAGCGAAGTGGACCTGCTCACCCTAACCGCCACCCCCATTCCCCGCACTCTCAACATGTCCCTGTCGGGCCTCAGGGACATTTCCATCATCGCCAGCCCGCCGGAAGGGCGGCATCCCATCCAGACTTTCGTCAGCGAATGGGTGGACGGCCTGGTGCAGGAGGCGATCCTGCGCGAGATCCGCCGTGGCGGCCAGGTCTATTTCGTCCACAACAAGATCGAATCCATGGCGCGCATCGCCGAGGAGATCGGCCGCCTGGTGCCCGAGGCCCGCATCCGCATCGCCCACGGCCAGATGCCCGAACGCGAGTTGGAACGGATCATGCTTGACTTCTACCACCAGCGCTTCAACGTGCTGCTGTGCACCACCATCATCGAGAGCGGCATCGACGTGCCCTCGGCCAACACCATCATCATCCACCGCGCCGACCTGTTCGGCCTGGCCCAGCTGCACCAGCTGCGCGGGCGGGTGGGCCGCTCCCACCACCGCGCCTACGCCTACCTGCTGGTGCCGCCCAAGAAGCTGATGACCAAAGACGCCGTCAAGCGCCTGGAGGCGATCCAGGCCTCCGGGGAGCTGGGCGCCGGCTTCCTGATCTCCTCCCACGACCTGGAGATCCGCGGCGCCGGCGAGCTGCTCGGCGACGAGCAGAGCGGCCAGATCCAGGAGATCGGCTTCAATCTCTACACCGAAATGCTGGAAAAGGCGGTCAAGGCCCTCAGGGAAGGCCGGGAACTGAGCTTTGAGGAAGAAGCCGACAGCGTCGAGGTGGACCTGAAACTCCCGGCCCTGATCCCCGACGACTACGTTCCCGACGTCCACACCCGCCTGGTGCTGTACAAACGCATCGCCAACGCTGAAACCCGCGAAGCCCTGGAAGCACTGCAGGTGGAAATGATCGACCGTTTCGGCCTGCTGCCGCAGGCGGCTAAGAATCTGTTCGCCGTCGCCGAGCTCAAGCAACAGGCCGATCGCTTAGGGATTACCAAGATCGACGCCAACGCCAAAGGCGGCCGCCTCCAGTTCACCACCGAACCCAGCATCGACGTGGAGGCGCTGCTGGGTCTGGTGCAGTCCCGGCCGCAAACCTACCGCCTCGACGGCCCCCAGACCCTGCGCTTTGAGGAAAACCTGGAGGAACCGGCCCGGCGCCTGGCCTTCGTCGCCGAACTCCTGGCGGGACTGGCGCCGAAAAGCGCGTGA